From a region of the Tachypleus tridentatus isolate NWPU-2018 chromosome 1, ASM421037v1, whole genome shotgun sequence genome:
- the LOC143245345 gene encoding uncharacterized protein LOC143245345, with the protein METEEENNISKLNEQVKSVTREEDIKEDMFLETIPHINWEHYLIPAPMSIALLGELMFITNDTDFSLEKAKPEKGFQYIRYPSSFYASLAQVTNAGWDAFNEAHKIMDQIRLHSANVPVYLDESIKILTKGTSKDIKNFLPISLEGIKDIADRCLNLAISTEERFTDVMNLTGEILEACTFSKMTYEEDLRETKVQLQIIKDNQKAIEEERSMARDQLEDIKKEIESAEKLFEEVMKSFPSGLKLTGISLAESIANGVKNFVSGLFSAFSRKEKKKIEEEDDDLTKRKTQSSEFKMDEATRKSLNRACSKAEIIQHLAQKLQFLVYDDDSLDKEELRRGDTEIFVACYSRRICKEINTECTSLLQMKAVRILNKMIGICKDLENIKKDFQVNQTKLIVERIREINGEAMEFVSESKEVLCSTAIDRNLPMQYSIKGYGKYIQSGIEIFKFKLEHASQHLETVKESYASSYEKLVDANKRQKEDLAEMAKLNIKELNFEQIKETLRKGLKAFGEVRHQWGMMIQFFQLMSNVIKCTFSISLNKYIKYVGNEEYCGLEGYDISDFMRDMIYQQTFEAAKIAYVVNSISGVYVEVSSKCIMNRLASLGSLLGLDAEKDKEFMGEERKKLHNECKEAQEQIQTFVLKEKEKLYERIDRRISQLKQNLDDAFPMISAETSNRIQKSVEAGISAGKEWTL; encoded by the exons ATGGAGACTGAAgaggaaaataatatttcaaagctAAATGAACAAGTAAAATCTGTTACTAGAGAAGAAGATATCAAAGAAGATATGTTTCTAGAAACGATTCCTCACATCAACTGGGAACACTACTTAATTCCTGCTCCAATGTCTATTGCGCTCTTAGGAGAACTGATGTTCATAACTAACGATACAGATTTCAGTCTTGAGAAAGCTAAACCAGAAAAGGGATTTCAATATATACGATATCCATCTTCTTTTTATGCTTCTTTGGCTCAAGTCACTAATGCTGGATGGGATGCTTTTAACGAGGCTCACAAAATCATGGATCAAATTCGCTTACATTCTGCCAATGTCCCCGTATATTTGGATGAATCTATCAAAATTCTTACTAAAGGAACTAGTAAAGACATTAAAAACTTTCTACCCATTTCTTTGGAGGGAATTAAAGACATTGCAGACAGATGTTTAAACTTGGCTATAAGTACAGAAGAAAGATTTACTGATGTCATGAATTTAACAGGAGAGATTTTGGAAGCTTGTACATTTTCCAAAATGACTTATGAAGAAGATCTTCGTGAAACAAAAGTACAGTTGCAAATCATCAAAGATAATCAAAAAGCTATCGAAGAGGAACGTTCCATGGCCAGAGATCAATTAGaagatattaaaaaagaaattgaatcaGCAGAGAAACTTTTTGAAGAAGTTATGAAATCGTTTCCAAGTGGGTTGAAATTAACTGGTATATCTTTGGCAGAAAGTATTGCAAATGGTGTGAAGAATTTTGTAAGTGGATTATTTTCTGCATTTagtagaaaagaaaagaaaaaaatagaagaaGAAGATGATGATCTTACGAAAAGAAAGACACAATCAAGTGAATTTAAAATGGATGAAGCCACACGAAAAAGCCTTAACAGGGCTTGTTCTAAAGCAGAAATTATTCAACATCTTGCTCAAAAGTTACAGTTTTTGGTCTATGATGATGATTCATTGGATAAAGAGGAACTTCGAAGAGGGGACACTGAGATTTTTGTTGCTTGTTATTCTCGTAGAATTTGTAAAGAAATCAACACGGAATGTACATCATTATTGCAAATGAAAGCTGTACGGATACTTAATAAAATGATCGGTATCTGTAAAGatcttgaaaatattaaaaaggatTTTCaggttaaccaaacaaaactgatagTGGAGAGAATAAGAGAAATAAATGGTGAAGCAATGGAATTTGTCTCAGAAAGTAAAGAAGTGTTATGTTCCACTGCTATTGATAGGAACCTACCAATGCAATATAGTATTAAAGGATATGGAAAATATATCCAAAGTGGGatcgaaattttcaaatttaagttGGAGCATGCAAGTCAACATTTAGAAACTGTGAAAGAATCATATGCTTCTTCTTACGAAAAGCTAGTGGATGCCAATAAAAGACAGAAGGAAGATCTGGCAGAAATGGCTAAGTTAAACATAAAAGAActtaattttgaacaaattaaagaaaCGTTACGAAAAGGATTGAAGGCATTTGGAGAAGTGCGGCATCAGTGGGGAATGATGATTCAGTTCTTCCAACTGATGTCCAACGTCATTAAATGCACTTTTAgcatttctttaaacaaatacatCAAGTACGTGGGGAATGAAGAATATTGTGGTCTAGAAGGTTACGATATCAGTGATTTTATGAGAGATATGATTTATCAGCAAACGTTTGAAGCTGCTAAAATAGCATATGTAGTCAATTCGATTTCAGGAGTGTACGTAGAG GTTTCAAGCAAATGCATAATGAACAGATTGGCCAGCCTTGGGTCACTCCTTGGGTTAGATGCAGAAAAGGATAAAGAGTTTATGGGTGAAGAACGAAAAAAACTTCATAATGAGTGCAAGGAAGCTCAAGAACAGATTCAGACGTTTGTtctgaaggaaaaagaaaaactgtatgAGCGTATCGACCGAAGAATTTCTCAATTGAAGCAAAACTTGGATGATGCTTTTCCAATGATTTCTGCAGAGACATCAAATCGCATTCAAAAATCAGTGGAGGCTGGAATTTCGGCTGGTAAAGAGTGGACGCTATAG